From Planococcus halocryophilus, the proteins below share one genomic window:
- a CDS encoding histidine phosphatase family protein, translating to MDESFVLRLIRHAPTRGNEQKRYIGWTDESVLPFKAKPDLQINEVMGSDLKRCRETAAVLFPNAIYRANRELRECHFGQWEMKTYEQLKDIQRYRDWIDDPWNISPPGGESLKDMAERVERGLRKIPNGNEVTLVLHGGPIRYLIAQALGERFQDQTALNGGCHNLVWKSRQAFEERALCTSFSVEPLTANDNM from the coding sequence ATGGATGAGTCTTTTGTTCTTCGTTTAATTCGCCATGCTCCGACAAGAGGAAACGAGCAAAAACGTTATATTGGCTGGACCGATGAATCAGTTTTGCCATTTAAGGCCAAACCAGATTTGCAGATAAATGAAGTTATGGGCAGTGATTTAAAGCGGTGTCGAGAAACCGCAGCTGTGTTGTTTCCAAATGCCATTTACCGAGCAAATAGAGAGTTGCGAGAATGTCATTTTGGCCAATGGGAAATGAAAACCTATGAACAGTTAAAAGATATTCAACGTTATCGCGACTGGATAGATGACCCTTGGAACATCAGTCCGCCTGGTGGTGAAAGTTTAAAAGACATGGCGGAGCGGGTTGAACGAGGACTGCGAAAAATACCAAATGGCAACGAAGTTACGTTAGTTCTGCACGGCGGACCGATTCGTTACTTAATCGCACAAGCTTTAGGTGAGAGATTTCAAGATCAAACTGCGCTAAATGGAGGCTGCCATAACTTAGTTTGGAAAAGTCGCCAAGCGTTTGAGGAGCGGGCATTATGCACATCGTTTTCGGTGGAGCCTTTAACGGCAAACGACAATATGTGA
- a CDS encoding alpha-ribazole-5-phosphate synthase, which produces MRHELLIDGFVITSDNSAAIGRKEQDVIKISDAVTAKFAARVALLEQWAAGSEPQAILIHNFSGASSWDYYIEGVTELFAESQSTLPLISGSTETNMPTVQSGISVTMIGKGQRKQMSVGSLQWFVYGVPLVGQEVLTNEHQTANLALLKKALDLSLVERVWPVGSKGIAEEFELLMKRPVKMSTSLDTKKSSGPATCVLVGVQHENAERAMRYFGEHVYLVEFV; this is translated from the coding sequence ATGCGACATGAATTGTTGATAGATGGATTTGTCATAACTTCAGATAATTCGGCAGCAATCGGTAGAAAAGAACAAGATGTGATAAAAATTTCTGATGCCGTTACAGCAAAGTTTGCGGCACGTGTTGCATTGCTCGAACAATGGGCAGCAGGTAGCGAACCGCAAGCGATACTGATTCACAATTTTAGTGGAGCTTCTAGTTGGGATTATTACATCGAAGGGGTAACCGAGCTTTTTGCGGAATCGCAATCAACTCTACCGCTCATTTCAGGGAGTACGGAAACCAATATGCCTACAGTGCAATCAGGTATCTCTGTAACGATGATTGGAAAAGGCCAACGAAAGCAAATGTCTGTCGGATCTTTGCAGTGGTTTGTTTACGGCGTTCCGCTAGTAGGCCAAGAAGTGTTGACGAATGAGCATCAAACTGCCAATCTAGCTCTCCTTAAAAAAGCGCTTGATTTATCTTTAGTAGAGCGAGTTTGGCCAGTCGGGTCAAAAGGAATTGCGGAAGAATTCGAATTGCTGATGAAGAGACCAGTGAAAATGTCAACATCCCTTGATACAAAAAAATCCAGTGGACCTGCGACATGTGTTTTAGTCGGTGTGCAACATGAAAATGCAGAACGTGCGATGCGATATTTTGGAGAGCATGTGTATCTAGTTGAATTTGTATAA
- a CDS encoding (Fe-S)-binding protein, which translates to MEPLLIANWILFIAVTAYAFYLFIYLLKSRYDFIQLGKKVEFEENFNERLRKVMVNVFGQKKLLKDKKSGTIHVMFFYGFLLVQASAIDFIIKGLSPDSHLPLGPLYPAFTFFQEIVTLTILVAVIWAFYRRYIEKLVRLKRGWKSGLVLIFIGGLMVTVLIGNGMNMNWHGHETAWTEPVASLVASAFAWLPEAATVTIFYIMWWAHLLFLLTFLVYVPQSKHAHLIFGPVNTWFHRVDHVGRLKPINFEEMEDEEDPDAMPSFGVGKITDFSQSQMIDFYACVECGRCTNMCPATGTGKMLSPMDLITKLRDNLTNTGAVMTQKKPWVPAMAFNNTQGNQLAMAAGAEGITIDELYSPSLIGDVITEEEIWACTTCRNCEDQCPVMNEHVDKIIDLRRYLVMTEGKMDPDAQRAMTNIERQGNPWGLNRKEKENWRDARPDIHIPTVKEMNKAGEEFEFLFWVGSMGSFDSRSQKIALSFARLMNEAGVKFAILGNKEKNSGDTPRRLGNEFLFQELATGNIKEFEKAEIKKIVTIDPHAYNIFKNEYPDFGFKAEVYHHTEMLFDLVQDGRLKPQFPVNERITFHDSCYLGRYNDVYDAPREILKAIEGVELVEMKRNREDGMCCGAGGGMMWMEEDAGHRVNVARTEQALEVSPTMISSGCPYCLTMLSDGTKAKEVEEQVGTYDVAELLEMAVLGNKTPEPETIIQ; encoded by the coding sequence ATGGAGCCATTGTTAATTGCAAACTGGATTTTATTCATAGCTGTAACCGCTTACGCTTTCTATCTCTTCATCTATTTATTGAAGTCGAGATATGATTTTATCCAACTCGGAAAAAAGGTCGAGTTTGAAGAGAATTTCAACGAGCGTTTGCGCAAAGTCATGGTCAACGTATTTGGTCAAAAAAAATTATTGAAAGATAAGAAGAGTGGAACGATTCACGTTATGTTCTTCTATGGATTCTTGCTAGTTCAGGCAAGTGCGATCGATTTTATCATTAAAGGCTTGTCTCCGGACTCGCATTTGCCGTTAGGACCGTTGTACCCGGCTTTCACATTCTTCCAAGAAATCGTGACGTTAACGATTTTGGTCGCAGTGATCTGGGCATTCTACAGACGTTATATTGAAAAACTTGTTCGCTTGAAACGCGGATGGAAATCAGGACTTGTTTTGATTTTCATTGGTGGCTTGATGGTTACTGTACTAATTGGTAACGGAATGAACATGAATTGGCATGGCCATGAAACTGCTTGGACTGAGCCAGTCGCCTCTTTAGTAGCTAGTGCATTTGCTTGGTTACCTGAAGCTGCAACCGTTACAATTTTCTACATCATGTGGTGGGCACATTTACTATTCCTACTTACATTCTTAGTTTACGTACCACAATCAAAACACGCTCACTTAATTTTTGGACCAGTTAACACGTGGTTCCATAGAGTTGATCATGTGGGTCGTTTAAAACCAATCAACTTTGAAGAAATGGAAGACGAAGAAGATCCAGATGCGATGCCATCATTTGGTGTTGGGAAAATCACTGATTTCTCGCAAAGCCAAATGATCGATTTCTACGCTTGCGTTGAATGTGGACGTTGTACGAATATGTGTCCAGCAACTGGTACAGGAAAAATGCTGTCGCCAATGGACTTGATTACAAAGCTTCGTGACAACCTGACAAATACAGGAGCAGTTATGACGCAGAAGAAACCTTGGGTGCCGGCAATGGCATTTAACAATACACAAGGAAATCAGTTGGCAATGGCTGCTGGTGCTGAAGGTATTACGATTGATGAACTTTACAGCCCGAGCTTAATCGGAGACGTTATCACAGAAGAAGAAATTTGGGCATGTACAACTTGCCGTAACTGTGAAGACCAATGTCCAGTTATGAATGAGCACGTAGATAAAATTATTGACCTTCGTCGTTACCTTGTTATGACAGAAGGAAAAATGGATCCAGATGCACAGCGAGCGATGACAAATATCGAACGTCAAGGAAATCCATGGGGTCTGAACCGTAAAGAAAAAGAAAACTGGAGAGATGCGCGTCCAGACATTCATATTCCTACGGTAAAAGAAATGAACAAAGCAGGAGAAGAATTCGAATTCTTATTCTGGGTTGGATCAATGGGATCATTCGATAGTCGTTCACAAAAAATCGCTTTGTCATTTGCTCGACTGATGAATGAGGCAGGCGTGAAATTCGCAATTCTCGGAAACAAAGAGAAAAACTCAGGTGATACACCACGTCGTCTTGGGAACGAATTCTTGTTCCAAGAACTTGCAACAGGCAATATTAAAGAATTTGAAAAAGCGGAGATTAAAAAAATCGTTACGATTGATCCGCATGCTTACAACATTTTCAAAAATGAATACCCAGATTTCGGTTTTAAAGCGGAAGTGTATCATCATACCGAAATGTTGTTCGATCTCGTTCAAGACGGTCGATTGAAACCACAATTCCCGGTAAACGAACGAATTACGTTCCATGATTCTTGCTACCTTGGACGCTATAACGATGTGTACGATGCACCGCGCGAAATATTGAAAGCGATCGAAGGCGTAGAATTGGTTGAAATGAAACGTAACCGTGAAGACGGCATGTGCTGTGGAGCTGGCGGCGGAATGATGTGGATGGAAGAAGATGCAGGTCATCGTGTTAACGTTGCCCGCACGGAACAAGCGCTCGAAGTGAGCCCAACAATGATTTCTTCTGGTTGTCCATACTGCTTGACGATGTTGTCAGACGGTACGAAAGCGAAAGAAGTTGAAGAACAAGTTGGAACTTATGATGTAGCCGAGCTATTGGAAATGGCTGTTCTAGGAAATAAAACGCCAGAACCAGAAACAATTATCCAATAA
- a CDS encoding bifunctional adenosylcobinamide kinase/adenosylcobinamide-phosphate guanylyltransferase produces MHIVFGGAFNGKRQYVKNLIQNEEASWHEGMMPQLILSDSITVIAGVERWVKEQLEQGLTEQQIIERVKKTLGSSQSKQIWVLTDLNRGIVPTERIERELRDLVGRLYQLLFTEAQQITRIWYGIPQTIKGADQDENLHKNRG; encoded by the coding sequence ATGCACATCGTTTTCGGTGGAGCCTTTAACGGCAAACGACAATATGTGAAAAATTTGATACAAAATGAAGAAGCATCTTGGCATGAAGGCATGATGCCGCAATTGATACTTAGTGATTCGATAACGGTAATCGCTGGAGTGGAGCGTTGGGTAAAAGAACAACTTGAACAAGGTTTAACAGAACAGCAAATAATAGAAAGAGTCAAAAAAACACTGGGCTCTAGTCAATCGAAACAAATCTGGGTATTAACAGATTTGAACAGAGGAATCGTGCCAACAGAGCGGATCGAGCGTGAACTGCGCGACCTTGTTGGCCGATTGTATCAATTATTGTTTACAGAAGCACAGCAAATTACACGCATTTGGTACGGTATTCCACAAACGATAAAAGGGGCGGATCAAGATGAAAATTTACACAAAAACAGGGGATAA
- a CDS encoding cob(I)yrinic acid a,c-diamide adenosyltransferase, which translates to MKIYTKTGDKGQTSLIGARTDKDAPRVEAYGTIDEVNSFIGKAMTELAPETYADLLEDLEAIQNELFDCGGDLADVRKDPNYKMTEEPVEVLEKRIDELMEEPPLLERFILPGGTPAAATLHIARTITRRAERQTVTLLKSGEEFPQVVQRYLNRLSDYLFAASRVVNSRVGVPDNEYVRSAKVFKNGGRSKKSVE; encoded by the coding sequence ATGAAAATTTACACAAAAACAGGGGATAAAGGGCAAACAAGTTTGATCGGAGCGCGTACGGACAAAGATGCACCACGCGTTGAAGCATACGGGACGATTGATGAAGTCAATTCATTTATTGGCAAAGCGATGACTGAATTGGCGCCTGAAACTTATGCGGATTTACTAGAAGATTTAGAAGCGATTCAAAATGAATTATTCGATTGCGGTGGCGATTTAGCAGATGTTCGAAAAGATCCGAATTATAAAATGACGGAAGAACCAGTTGAAGTTTTGGAAAAACGTATCGATGAATTGATGGAAGAACCGCCGCTTCTTGAACGTTTTATCTTGCCAGGAGGAACTCCGGCTGCTGCTACGCTTCATATCGCACGTACGATTACACGTCGTGCTGAAAGACAAACGGTTACGTTGCTGAAGTCTGGAGAAGAGTTCCCACAAGTGGTTCAACGTTATTTGAACCGTTTATCTGATTATTTATTTGCAGCATCACGCGTTGTTAATTCGCGCGTCGGTGTTCCAGATAATGAGTATGTGCGCAGTGCCAAAGTATTTAAGAACGGCGGACGCAGTAAGAAATCGGTAGAGTAA
- a CDS encoding ECF transporter S component, with protein MTTKKLALAALFISLSAIGGMIKIPLGIASIALDATPALVAVLFFSAPLVGTIAAFGHLISALFGGMPLGPFHLIIAIEMGVIVWLFAKLHHAGKYRLKWVAFIIGNGVVAAVPFYFLLSPAFFYAALPGLLIAASINAGVAALLLPYVLKASGGSGHAT; from the coding sequence ATGACTACGAAAAAACTGGCACTTGCGGCTTTATTTATCAGCTTGTCCGCAATAGGGGGAATGATTAAAATTCCGCTCGGCATTGCGTCTATTGCACTCGATGCAACACCGGCGCTAGTAGCGGTACTATTTTTTTCAGCTCCACTTGTTGGGACTATTGCGGCATTTGGTCATTTGATTTCCGCATTGTTCGGAGGCATGCCACTCGGACCGTTTCACTTAATAATTGCAATTGAAATGGGGGTAATCGTATGGCTGTTCGCAAAATTGCATCATGCAGGAAAGTATAGGCTGAAATGGGTGGCATTTATCATTGGTAACGGAGTGGTAGCGGCAGTGCCGTTTTACTTCTTATTGTCACCAGCGTTTTTTTATGCCGCCTTACCTGGGTTACTAATTGCAGCTTCTATCAATGCTGGAGTCGCGGCGCTCTTACTGCCTTATGTGTTGAAGGCTAGCGGAGGGTCAGGACATGCGACATGA
- a CDS encoding acetyl-CoA C-acetyltransferase, which produces MAKTVIIDGARTAFGKFGGNLSTLSASDLGAEAIKAAMSRADIQLDDVQEVIMGNVLQAGQGQIPSRQAATKAGIPYNVKSETINKVCASGMRSVTLADQIIRLGDEEVIVAGGMESMSNAPYYLPKARWGLRMGDSQVIDGMVHDGLSCSFHPDKVHMGTYGNSTAEDFDLSREEQDKWSARSHERAIKAKDLFAEEIVAIDIPQRKGDPITVDVDESPRANSTIEALAKLKPAFGKDGTITAGNAPGINDGAAALVLMSEERAQKEGKNVLAHVLSHTEVAIEPHRFPETPGIVINELLKKTGKSIDEIDLFEINEAFAAVALASSKIAGLDAEKVNVNGGSVALGHPIGASGARIILTLAYELKRRGGGIGIAAICSGGGQGDAIMIEVPKEAK; this is translated from the coding sequence ATGGCAAAAACAGTCATTATTGACGGAGCACGTACAGCATTTGGGAAATTCGGAGGAAACTTAAGCACATTATCAGCCAGTGACCTTGGAGCAGAAGCGATCAAAGCTGCAATGAGCCGCGCAGATATCCAACTAGATGATGTTCAAGAAGTAATCATGGGGAACGTTTTACAAGCTGGTCAAGGACAAATCCCATCCCGCCAAGCGGCAACAAAAGCAGGTATTCCATATAACGTTAAATCTGAAACAATCAATAAAGTATGCGCATCGGGCATGCGCAGTGTCACGTTAGCAGATCAAATTATCCGTTTAGGCGATGAAGAAGTAATCGTTGCAGGCGGTATGGAATCGATGTCCAACGCACCTTATTATTTACCAAAAGCACGTTGGGGTCTTCGCATGGGCGATTCACAAGTAATTGATGGCATGGTCCATGACGGCTTGTCTTGTTCATTCCACCCAGACAAAGTTCATATGGGAACTTACGGCAACTCAACTGCTGAAGACTTTGACTTGTCTCGTGAAGAGCAAGATAAATGGTCAGCTCGTTCGCATGAACGTGCGATCAAAGCAAAAGATTTGTTTGCTGAAGAAATCGTGGCAATCGACATCCCGCAACGCAAAGGAGATCCAATTACAGTTGATGTGGATGAATCTCCGCGCGCTAACTCAACAATTGAAGCATTGGCAAAACTAAAACCAGCATTCGGAAAAGACGGTACAATCACTGCCGGAAATGCACCAGGAATTAATGACGGTGCAGCGGCACTTGTATTAATGAGTGAAGAACGCGCACAAAAAGAAGGTAAAAATGTATTGGCTCATGTTCTTTCACATACAGAAGTGGCAATCGAACCACACCGTTTCCCTGAAACGCCAGGAATTGTCATTAACGAATTATTAAAGAAAACAGGTAAATCAATCGATGAAATTGATTTATTCGAAATCAACGAAGCTTTTGCAGCAGTTGCCTTAGCTAGTTCGAAAATTGCAGGACTTGATGCTGAAAAAGTTAACGTGAATGGCGGATCTGTAGCACTTGGCCACCCAATTGGGGCTAGCGGTGCACGCATTATCTTGACACTCGCTTACGAATTAAAACGTCGCGGTGGCGGCATTGGTATCGCAGCAATTTGCTCAGGTGGCGGACAAGGCGACGCGATCATGATTGAAGTTCCTAAGGAGGCAAAATAA
- a CDS encoding 3-hydroxybutyryl-CoA dehydrogenase, producing the protein MSIQNVMVIGAGQMGSGIAQVCAQAGLNVKLNDMKQEAYDKGIATITKNLSRNVEKGRMTEDEKTAVLGRITSSLDLKDAHDVDIVIEAAVENMAIKHSIFKTLDEVTPKHAILATNTSSLPITEIAAVTNRPEQVIGMHFMNPVPVMKLVEIIRGLATSDEVYKKVEEMTLQLSKTPVEVNDFPGFVSNRILMPMINEAIFTLQEGVATKEAIDDIMKMGMNHPMGPLELADFIGLDTCLYIMEVLHEGFGDSKYRPSPLLRQYVKAGWLGKKTGRGFYNYS; encoded by the coding sequence ATGTCGATTCAAAACGTAATGGTAATTGGAGCCGGACAAATGGGCTCTGGTATCGCGCAAGTTTGTGCACAAGCAGGATTAAATGTGAAGTTAAACGATATGAAACAAGAAGCATACGATAAAGGCATTGCAACAATCACCAAAAATTTATCACGCAATGTTGAAAAAGGGCGCATGACAGAAGATGAAAAAACAGCTGTACTTGGCCGCATTACATCTTCATTGGATTTAAAAGACGCACACGACGTCGATATCGTCATTGAAGCGGCTGTTGAGAACATGGCGATAAAGCATAGCATTTTTAAAACTTTAGACGAAGTGACACCAAAGCACGCAATATTAGCAACAAATACATCATCACTACCAATTACAGAAATTGCAGCAGTGACAAATCGTCCTGAACAAGTTATCGGCATGCATTTCATGAATCCGGTGCCGGTCATGAAATTAGTGGAAATTATTCGTGGCTTGGCAACTTCAGATGAAGTGTACAAAAAAGTAGAAGAAATGACCTTGCAACTTTCAAAAACACCTGTAGAAGTAAACGACTTCCCAGGATTTGTTTCGAATCGAATTCTTATGCCGATGATTAACGAAGCGATTTTCACACTTCAAGAAGGTGTCGCAACAAAAGAAGCAATCGATGACATTATGAAAATGGGTATGAACCATCCGATGGGACCGTTAGAACTGGCTGATTTTATCGGTCTTGATACGTGCCTGTATATTATGGAAGTGCTGCATGAAGGATTTGGCGACAGCAAATATCGTCCGAGCCCATTATTGCGCCAATACGTAAAAGCAGGATGGCTAGGTAAGAAAACCGGGCGCGGTTTCTATAACTACTCATAA